AAACGGCGGAAATTAAAAAATAGTCAGACGACGGCAGCGAAAACGCAACGCCTACGCCATTGGCATGCCACGACGGGACTCAGCCTCGTACTTGGTTTGCTCTTTTTCTCCGCAACAGGGTTAACCTGGTCGCAGTGGGCTGGGGGCAATATCTCTGTCGCACGTACCGCTTTAGGGTGGCAAACCCCATCGGTAAAAACCCAGTTGTCCGCACCGATGTCTCATCATGACATGATGCACGGCCACGATATGGCGATGACAACAGACGAACATGCGGAGCACCATGCGTCAATGCCGATGGAAAATGTCGAAGCCTATTCACTCGCGCTATTTGATGACGTACTGGCCACCGCACGTGATGCCAGGATTGATGCCAATAAAATCGAAATTCGTCCTGCAACCAAACCACACCGAGCCTGGACCGTCAGTGAGATCGATCATTCTTGGCCAACGCAGGTTGATGCCGTGTCGATTAACCCTGATACGTTGGAGATTGTAGACAAAACCGATTTCAACACCTTCCCACTTGCCGCCAAACTCACCCGTTGGGGAGTGGATGCGCACATGGGCGTGTTATTCGGTTTACCAAATCAGTTGATTCTTGCGGCATTTGGCCTTGGGCTTTGCGCGATGATCGTGTGGGGCTACCGGATGTGGTGGATACGTCGTCCCAAATATCGTCATGGCGCGAATCCAGTCAACACGCTGACAGCGGCACTATTGCACGTGCCAGTTTTTCACCGGGTATTGATTGCGCTCATTACGCTGATGCTGGCGCTGAGTTTGCCCGTTATGGGAGTCAGCCTACTCGTCTTCCTACTGATTGACGTTGTTCGATGGTATATAAGCTATCCCAAACGGGCTATTGTCAAAAACTGATTTCTTCACGGTTATCATCACTTGACTCAGCAATAGAAAAAAACCGCCATTGTGTAACACAATTTGTGCAATACAATGGCGGTCAATCAGTAAGAGTCGATTAGCAACAAGGAATTAGAATGTGGTCCAGTCCGCCAATTCACCTTTGCCAGACGTTTTTTCCGTTCGGGCACTGTTAGGTGCAGCCAGCGCAGGCGTTTCTGCTTTTCTCGTTAACGCAGCACTTTTATAAGATGCACCGAGGTTGAATACGCTGACCGTACGCGCGAGGCTATTTGCCTGATCCTGTAAAGAGAGAGCCGCAGCAGCAGATTCTTCAACCAATGCCGCATTTTGTTGGGTTGTGGTATCAATCTGCCCCACGGCCAGATTGATTTGATTGATGCCATCACTTTGCTCACGACTGGCCTGCGCAATTTCGCTGATGATTCCTGTTACGCCCTGCACATTCGTCACCAGTGAATTCATCGTGATGCCAGTTTCTTCCACCAGTCCCATGCCATCCTGCACTTTCTTAAACGAATCATCGATAAGTTCTTTGATTTCTTTTGCCGCCGTAGCGCTTCGCTGAGCCAGCGCACGAACTTCACTGGCGACAACGGCAAACCCTCGCCCCTGTTCACCCGCACGCGCGGCCTCGACGGCCGCATTGAGCGCCAGAATATTGGTTTGGAAAGCAATGCCATCAATTACACCGATAATTTCCGCCATACGCTGTGACGAATCGCGAATACCACGCATCTCCTGCGTTACTGTTTCCATCATCGCGCCACTTTTCTTCACGGTTGCAGAAGCGCTGGCCGCAAGATCTGTCGCCTGCGCCGTATTATCCGCAGTATTTCTTATCGTCGACGTCAACTGTTCCATTGATGACGCGGTTTCTTCCAGCGAACTTGCCTGCTCTTCCGTTCTGGCGGATAAATCCTGATTCCCCGCAGCAATTTGCGATGCGGCGCTGGAGATCGTTTCTGCGCCGTCACGCACCTGACTGACAATCTGCCTCAAACTACCGTTCATGTTATTCAGGGCGGATAACAGCTGACCCGTCTCATCTTTACGGTCGGTATAAACCTCAGAGGTCAAATCACCTTTTGCGACATTTTCGGCAACAACGAGAGCCTCCTGTAGCGGTTGCGTTACGCTGCGGGTAATCAATGAAGCAATAATTAGTCCCGCCAGTGCACTAATTATAATGATGGTAGCGAGGACCATCAGCGCATTTTTATAGCTTTCACCAACTTCTAGCGCTGAAGATGACATCTTATCATCCTGTATATCGATGAACGCCTTTACTTTGCTAGTGTATTTCTCTTGAGTAACACGTGTGACATTGAAATATTCTTCAGCCGCCGCATTCGTATTCCCTGCCAAGACCAGTGAAGAAAGTTTGTTCGCTGAACCAAGAAAATCGCGTCGGATATCGCCAATATCGCGCAGTACTGCAATCGATTTATCATCATTAACGGATTGATTCAAATATTCCATGAGTTCAGATATCTTTCCTGAACGCGCTTTGTTCAACGACAACTGTTTATTGATTTCACTTTCTGATTTAAGTAATAACAACAGTTGCTGATTGTTGAGGTAGCCATTTAGCTCATCAATGAGTTTATTGCTCTTGACGGTTAATGGGTAGTTTTGAGAAACAATATCATCCATTTTCTCATGAAAATCACTTAGCTTTGAAATTGCAACGCTGCCAATTATCAGAAGCATTAGCATCAGAAAAGAAAACCCTGCTCCCAATCGATATCCTATACGCCAGTTAGACAAACCCATTAACATCTCCTTAATTAACATTCTCTATCTGTATAAAAATACGTAATTTAAAAAATTAATATTTATTAATAAATGCAGATAGCTCCAATATTCTTTTTCATAACAAAAAATACACATCCCTGAGCAAATCGTTTATAGGCTTTTAAACAATATGCAAGTAGATATGCTCATCAAACCACACGCTTCGTGGCGCAGTTACCTGACTTTACATACTAACATCCCATAAAATTTGGGAGGATCACCATGGCTAAAATTAGGATTGAATAGCAACGACAAATACCAATACACGTCAGAGCAAATTTTCCTTACGCCAACGTCGGTATCGGCCTTTTGTAGATAATCTTTATATTTTCTAACTTATGGTATTCATATCTACTTAATCGATCATTTTACAACAATCTATCTACTTATAAGATATATGCATTTTCAATAAACATAAAAATTGCATTTAAGATATAACAATAAACCCAAAAATAAATAATAACAATTTGTCATAATTTTAAATAAAAATATGTTGATTGATATTATGTCGTGCACAGGGAATAGGGATATATATAAATAAACGAATAGTATGAGAAAACCTTCATTCCAATGATTTTCACTTTCTATACGAACATCATGCCCCAGGCAAAAAAAGACTCACCCAGCCACTTTTTTATCAAGATGGCTGAGTGATTTAATGTTTTTATTTATTTCTACACTGTTCAGAGATCCGAGTCATATTTCAGTATTACTTTTTCTTAGACGTTACTTTGGATTTACCTTTCAGTAATTCCCGAAGTTTTTTGAGTTCTTTTTGCGTCAATGGCGCTTCTGTACCTACCTCTTCAGTTCCCTGGCTATCCACCGATTCAGAAGACGGATCAGAGATTAGATGGCTTTCATCAAAGCTCCGCAGTAACCGGGCACTGACTTCTGCACTGATTGATACTTCGTTTTCCAGGGCTGCAGCTTTGATTTTTTCTTTCAGCTCAGGGGAAATTTTCAGGGACAGGCTAGATATCTCACTCATTTTATTACCTTTCTCATGGGGTAAAAGAGTAACCTATGACACCGAGTCAGCAATGTCTATAGTGAAATAAAAATTTAATATTTCTGTCATAAAAATGACGCCATTATTTTCTTAGCTCGGAGATTATTATTTCACTATTTTTATTTCTTCAATATGCGCTATTTATTTCCGTTTTTCATTTTCCAGTCGTCAATCATTTTTCTGCTCACATCACCTTTGTAACAAATTGGCGAATAGCCCCCTGCCCGACTCCATGCACTACGCTTACCACACTGACTACCATTACGTGCTGAATTATAAGGACAAGGACAATTTCCTGAATAGGCAGAAATCGATGCCTGGATGATCTTTTCTTTGATCTGCTCGTCAGAAATCCGAGAATTTTTCGCCATACTGGGTGTAGAAAAGGAAAGCAAGGTCACAGCAAAAACCATCGCAACAGCCTGCGTTATTTTCATACCGAAGGTCTCACTTTACGCAGAGGTTGTTAACTGTAGTACAAAATAAGTACTACCGAACAGGGTCTTACCTAACTACTCATTATGGGTTAAAAAATTGATCATAAAATATTAACGACATAAAATGCAGGCGCTTCGAGGATAAAAGGAAACAAACGTGCCACATCACTCCCTATGGGAACTCATTAAACTTACCTACACGATCGGTTTTATCGTTTCCTTGATCGTTACTTTCTTGTTAAGTAAAGATAAATCCCTATTCATTCGCTTTTTTGCGTCGTTAATGGTGGCTCTAACCTGGCCGTTGAGCTTTCCTGTTGTTTTGTTGTTCTCAATTTTTTAATGTGGTGTTTATCTTCCTGACAGGCTTGATGACTCAATGCCGTAACACCGATGCTCACCTTCTAGAGAGAATGCCCCGCGATGAGTAACATTCTGATCAGTGCTTGCCTATCAGGTTTCCCCGTGCGCTATAACGGCACTGAAAAAAAATCTGTCAGCGACTATCTTGCTCAGTGGCGACAACAGGCACGGTTGGTCACATTTTGCCCGGAACTGGCTGCCGGTTTCTCAACCCCCAGACCTTCAGCGGAGATTATTCCGGCCTCTGGTGACAGTTCAGTTATCAAGGCGGGTGCCAGAGTTGTCGAAGCAACCGGCAGCGATGTGACCGCGCGTTATATTCTGGGAGCGTGGTTAACACTACAAATGGCACAACAGCATAACTGCCGCTTTGCTCTCCTTACGGAAGGGAGCCCATCCTGTGGCAGCAATATTATATACAGCGGACGATTTGATGGCTCACAAATGAAAGGCAGCGGTGTTACCGCCGAATTGTTACGTCACCATGGTATCGACGTATTTTCCGATTGTGAGATCGAACGGTTAATCGAACGTGTTGAATATTGCGATCGTCATACTAAGGCATAGCAACGCTGCTGATGATACCAACCCCAAATGAGCAGCAGCGTTAGACAAAGAATTAACGAACCACTAATACGGACATCTTTGCATGGCGAACGATGGCGGCAGCATTTGAGCCGAGTAAATAGGTTTTCACATCCGGCCGTCGCGAACCAATTACAATTAAATCCGCATTAATTTCCTCTGCCAACGATAGTACTTCGTCTCTGGCCGAGCCAAAACTAACACTACATGACACACGCGATGCAGGAAGCTCGATCGTTTTCATCAGTAATTTAAGCTTGTCATTCGCCTTCACCACGGCTTCATTCTCAAACTCTTTTATTCCAAAAGAATAAGCGGATAAAAATGCCGAGGCATCAGGAAGGGCATGAAAGAGGTGTATTGCAGCACCTGACATTTTAGCCAACCTGACTGCATGCGTAAGCGCATGTTTGGTGAGTTCATCTTCTTCTATATCTACTGGCACCAGGATGCTTGTGTACATAATCACCTCTCCCTACGTGGATAACTGATTATCTGTCAGTATGTAAGAAGCGTAGTCTGCTCGTCGTCAGCAGAATATGATCCCGTTCACTTTTACGCATGTTGCCCGCAATTTTTAACCTAATGGGTACTAAATAGCTTTGCAAAATAGTAGATCATATATGGACGTCCCGTGGCGTACAAGTACTGACGTGATACGGTTTGCTGTCATATATCCGGCGTCTTTTTGGGAAAATTTTCCCGCGCCATGATGTCATCCGCACCCTGTTTCCTTATCACTTGACCGGTATTTTCTACCTGGATCTACTTCAGGTTATTACAGGGTTGGTTTACCGTTTTCTCATCAGTGCCTGCAAACTCAGGAAATCTTTTACTTTGTGCCGAACTAAATCATTACTTCATCGCAAATGCCTTATCCATATTGAAATCAACCGGTTCAGACAGCAACCGCCAGACAATACGTGTTAACTTATTTGCCAGCGCCACGGTGGCTTTCATTTTTCCCCGTCGCTCAGTGACATGATTAAGCCATCTTCCAAGACGGTCATCCCGCTTTTGGGCACAGCGCATGACCGCTCTGGCTCCATGAATGATGAGTGTCCGAAGGTCGCAGTTACCATTTTTAGTCATCGAAGTGAGGATGTGTTTCCCGCCGGAACTATGTTGCCGGGGAACCAGACCACACCAGGCGGAAAGTTGTCTTCCGTTAGCAAATTGTTCTGCATCAACCTCACTTAAAAAAGCGGCGGCGATGAGCGGGCCAACACCCGGTATAGTCATCAGTGCTCGATACCGGGGTTGCTGTTGACACAATGCTGCGATTTCATATTCTGTTGAACGAATATATTCATTCAGTGTGTGGATGTTTTCCAATAAAGTGGAAAGCAAATGGCGTAATACCGGAGACACAGGCTTTTCCGCATCTTCAATCAAATCGGGTAATCGCTGTTGCAAAGTGTGTATCCCAACCGGGAACTCGAAGCCCTGCTCAGCGGCCAGAGCACGAATTTGATTGGCGGCGGCGGTGCGCTGTTCGACCATCAACTGACGGGCACAACGCAGCGCTTTGATATCTTGCTGCTCAAGAGTTTTTACAGCAACAAAGTGAATCCCCGGACGAAATGCCGTCTCACATATTGCTAGAGCATCATTGGCATCATTTTTCTGATGACGAGTTAACGCCTTTACATGTTGGGTTGGAATGAGCCGGATGGCGTATCCCATGGATTGGAAAGTCCGCCCCCAGTAATGCGAGGTTGCACAAGCTTCCATTGCGATAAGTGTATCCGGCGGGAATTGACGAACAGTATCTAACAGCTTGCTGCGAGAAACTTTTCG
The window above is part of the Pectobacterium araliae genome. Proteins encoded here:
- a CDS encoding PepSY-associated TM helix domain-containing protein; amino-acid sequence: MSHPNQASVTAAAIVALLIRLHFYIGIFVGPFIFIAALTGTLYVLTPQIENRLYSHQLFTESQGAPHSLAEQIHVAQAGLAHRQDAKLLAIRPAPAAGETTRIMFALPELEPSESRAVFIDPISLENRGSEIVYGTSGILPFRTWLDYLHRGLLLGDVGRNYSELAASWLWIAALGGIVIWWSTRQMSSATKRRKLKNSQTTAAKTQRLRHWHATTGLSLVLGLLFFSATGLTWSQWAGGNISVARTALGWQTPSVKTQLSAPMSHHDMMHGHDMAMTTDEHAEHHASMPMENVEAYSLALFDDVLATARDARIDANKIEIRPATKPHRAWTVSEIDHSWPTQVDAVSINPDTLEIVDKTDFNTFPLAAKLTRWGVDAHMGVLFGLPNQLILAAFGLGLCAMIVWGYRMWWIRRPKYRHGANPVNTLTAALLHVPVFHRVLIALITLMLALSLPVMGVSLLVFLLIDVVRWYISYPKRAIVKN
- a CDS encoding methyl-accepting chemotaxis protein; amino-acid sequence: MGLSNWRIGYRLGAGFSFLMLMLLIIGSVAISKLSDFHEKMDDIVSQNYPLTVKSNKLIDELNGYLNNQQLLLLLKSESEINKQLSLNKARSGKISELMEYLNQSVNDDKSIAVLRDIGDIRRDFLGSANKLSSLVLAGNTNAAAEEYFNVTRVTQEKYTSKVKAFIDIQDDKMSSSALEVGESYKNALMVLATIIIISALAGLIIASLITRSVTQPLQEALVVAENVAKGDLTSEVYTDRKDETGQLLSALNNMNGSLRQIVSQVRDGAETISSAASQIAAGNQDLSARTEEQASSLEETASSMEQLTSTIRNTADNTAQATDLAASASATVKKSGAMMETVTQEMRGIRDSSQRMAEIIGVIDGIAFQTNILALNAAVEAARAGEQGRGFAVVASEVRALAQRSATAAKEIKELIDDSFKKVQDGMGLVEETGITMNSLVTNVQGVTGIISEIAQASREQSDGINQINLAVGQIDTTTQQNAALVEESAAAALSLQDQANSLARTVSVFNLGASYKSAALTRKAETPALAAPNSARTEKTSGKGELADWTTF
- a CDS encoding GhoT/OrtT family toxin: MPHHSLWELIKLTYTIGFIVSLIVTFLLSKDKSLFIRFFASLMVALTWPLSFPVVLLFSIF
- a CDS encoding DUF523 domain-containing protein, which encodes MSNILISACLSGFPVRYNGTEKKSVSDYLAQWRQQARLVTFCPELAAGFSTPRPSAEIIPASGDSSVIKAGARVVEATGSDVTARYILGAWLTLQMAQQHNCRFALLTEGSPSCGSNIIYSGRFDGSQMKGSGVTAELLRHHGIDVFSDCEIERLIERVEYCDRHTKA
- a CDS encoding universal stress protein, which encodes MYTSILVPVDIEEDELTKHALTHAVRLAKMSGAAIHLFHALPDASAFLSAYSFGIKEFENEAVVKANDKLKLLMKTIELPASRVSCSVSFGSARDEVLSLAEEINADLIVIGSRRPDVKTYLLGSNAAAIVRHAKMSVLVVR
- a CDS encoding IS110 family transposase, yielding MNTIKVVGIDLAKSVFQLCVWMNDGTVAWNRKVSRSKLLDTVRQFPPDTLIAMEACATSHYWGRTFQSMGYAIRLIPTQHVKALTRHQKNDANDALAICETAFRPGIHFVAVKTLEQQDIKALRCARQLMVEQRTAAANQIRALAAEQGFEFPVGIHTLQQRLPDLIEDAEKPVSPVLRHLLSTLLENIHTLNEYIRSTEYEIAALCQQQPRYRALMTIPGVGPLIAAAFLSEVDAEQFANGRQLSAWCGLVPRQHSSGGKHILTSMTKNGNCDLRTLIIHGARAVMRCAQKRDDRLGRWLNHVTERRGKMKATVALANKLTRIVWRLLSEPVDFNMDKAFAMK